In Devosia litorisediminis, one genomic interval encodes:
- a CDS encoding TspO/MBR family protein — protein MTVTIDYKSPRTWITLVVFIVVVIGVGGLIGSQSTPGAWYESLNKPPFNPPNWIFGPVWSTLYLMIAVAGWRIWMLAPASTAMKLWFAQMIFNWIWSPVWFIGEMLWPAFAIITVILALIVAFILVARQRDTVAAWLFVPYAVWVGFASTLNLSIAILN, from the coding sequence ATGACCGTTACTATCGATTACAAATCGCCCCGAACCTGGATCACCCTGGTGGTCTTCATCGTCGTCGTCATCGGCGTAGGCGGTCTGATCGGTAGTCAGTCTACACCTGGCGCCTGGTATGAGAGCCTCAACAAGCCCCCCTTCAATCCACCCAACTGGATCTTTGGGCCGGTATGGTCGACCCTCTACCTGATGATTGCAGTGGCTGGTTGGCGCATCTGGATGCTGGCGCCCGCTAGCACCGCCATGAAGCTGTGGTTTGCCCAGATGATCTTCAACTGGATCTGGTCGCCAGTCTGGTTTATCGGCGAGATGCTGTGGCCCGCCTTTGCCATTATCACGGTCATTCTGGCATTGATCGTCGCCTTTATCCTCGTCGCCCGCCAGCGTGATACAGTCGCTGCATGGCTCTTCGTCCCCTATGCAGTCTGGGTTGGTTTCGCCTCGACCTTGAACCTCTCCATCGCCATCCTCAACTGA